One Vespula pensylvanica isolate Volc-1 chromosome 1, ASM1446617v1, whole genome shotgun sequence genomic region harbors:
- the LOC122628983 gene encoding uncharacterized protein LOC122628983 isoform X2, whose amino-acid sequence MSTIDSRRLTEPEFLSEHELCQILKNRCIEIRNFERLSKVELIELYKRVAMPLPQRQLRNINCKEANRSNLNQKPVSEIDQNMTIQLSDKHDNTSITNLHEKKRKVFHENLIEPKSFMHETKSVLKKVRLTSISKREIDCNGINKHEINEENEDSTLPPTKKRQKITWP is encoded by the exons atgtCAACAATAGATTCACGTCGATTGACCGAACCAGAATTCTTATCAGAACATGAACTCtgtcaaatattaaaaaac AGATGtattgaaataagaaattttgaaagattATCTAAAGTAGAATTGATAGAGTTATACAAACGAGTTGCTATGCCGTTACCCCAAAGACAACTTCGAAACATAAATTGTAAAGAGGCAAACAGAAGTAATTTGAATCAGAAGCCTGTATCAGAAATAGATCAAAATATGACAATACA gcTTTCTGATAAACATGACAATACAAGCATTACTAActtacatgaaaaaaaaagaaaagtatttcatgaaaatttaatagaacCAAAGTCATTCATGCATGAAACTAAATCAGTATTGAAAAAAGTTCGTCTAACTTCTAtatcaaaaagagaaattgattGTAATGGAATTAACAAACatgaaattaatgaagaaaatgaa GATTCAACTTTACCACCTACAAAGAAAAGGCAAAAAATTACATGGCCCTAA
- the LOC122628146 gene encoding cuticle protein 16.5-like, with translation MAFKFVAFAALVAAANAGLIPASPVAYATAPVAAVAPVAKAVVAKAVDADYDPHPQYSYAYDVHDSLTGDAKSQQETRDGDVVQGSYSLLESDGTRRTVDYTADPVNGFNAVVRKEPATVAVKAVAAAPVAHVATPVAHAAPLAYAAPVAKIAAAPVAHAAPFAYAAAPAYAAAPAYAAAPAYAAAPAYAKLAAAPALSYAAAPAYAKFAAAPAVTYAAHATPIAYAAHPAPLAKFAAAPAVSYAAPAVSYAAPALYH, from the exons ATGGCCTTCAAG tttGTAGCCTTCGCTGCCCTCGTGGCCGCCGCTAACGCCGGTTTGATTCCAGCCTCCCCTGTGGCTTATGCTACAGCTCCAGTAGCTGCAGTAGCTCCAGTAGCTAAAGCTGTAGTAGCTAAAGCCGTCGATGCCGATTACGATCCGCATCCCCAATACAGCTACGCTTACGACGTGCACGACAGCCTGACCGGCGATGCTAAGAGCCAACAGGAGACTCGTGATGGCGATGTCGTTCAGGGTAGCTATTCTCTTCTGGAATCTGATGGCACAAGACGTACTGTTGACTACACCGCCGACCCTGTAAATGGATTCAACGCCGTTGTACGCAAAGAACCAGCTACCGTCGCTGTGAAAGCCGTAGCTGCTGCCCCAGTAGCTCACGTTGCAACCCCAGTCGCTCACGCAGCTCCTCTGGCCTATGCCGCACCAGTAGCTAAGATTGCTGCCGCCCCAGTCGCTCACGCTGCTCCCTTCGCCTATGCCGCAGCTCCAGCATACGCTGCTGCTCCAGCATACGCCGCAGCTCCTGCATACGCTGCAGCTCCAGCATACGCCAAGTTAGCTGCTGCCCCAGCTCTCAGTTACGCCGCAGCTCCAGCTTATGCTAAGTTCGCCGCTGCCCCAGCCGTTACTTACGCCGCCCATGCCACACCCATCGCCTATGCCGCTCATCCTGCTCCCCTTGCCAAGTTCGCAGCTGCACCAGCCGTCTCCTATGCCGCCCCAGCCGTCTCCTACGCCGCACCAGCTCTTTACCATTAA
- the LOC122628140 gene encoding mediator of RNA polymerase II transcription subunit 15-like, with amino-acid sequence MAQKCKSQPRRIKVPPILPRGISLLPILLWTNMAGKFVVFLGLVVFGQCAVVPAAIPAVATVPASRLEEFDPTPQYSFAYDVQDTLTGDSKAQYETRNGDIVQGSYSLIEADGTRRIVEYTADPVNGFNAVVSREPVTGLAAIAAPFVPYAPAVSPSVAAAPVPAPAAPAIPATGPDSDVEVVEARTGPLKNAPAPRDFELQQQQRQQQLEQIRQQQQRQQEQQQQQLQQLKQIQEQQEQTRRQIQQQVRQKQQQQIQRSQEDGQQEEQKQEEQQEQRSSPVRALASPVQLRLGQTENAQRGLVQLPTTRAVATYPAYTAYTAAYSSPFAYAAPLTSLTYAPALL; translated from the exons ATGGCACAAAAATGTAAGTCGCAACCGAGACGTATAAAAGTGCCACCGATTTTACCCCGAGGCATCAGTCTTCTGCCGATCCTCTTGTGGACAAACATGGCTGGCAAG TTCGTTGTATTTTTGGGGTTGGTGGTGTTCGGGCAATGTGCGGTGGTACCGGCGGCGATACCAGCTGTAGCGACTGTTCCTGCGTCAAGACTGGAGGAATTTGACCCGACACCACAGTACAGTTTTGCCTACGACGTTCAAGACACTTTAACGGGTGACTCGAAGGCTCAATACGAAACAAGAAACGGTGATATCGTTCAGGGTAGTTACAGTTTGATCGAAGCCGACGGAACCCGGCGTATCGTCGAATACACGGCCGATCCCGTAAACGGATTCAATGCCGTCGTTAGCAGGGAACCTGTCACTGGTTTAGCTGCTATCGCTGCACCTTTTGTACCCTATGCACCTGCTGTGTCACCCTCCGTTGCAGCTGCACCTGTACCTGCACCAGCTGCACCAGCTATTCCTGCGACTGGTCCCGATTCGGACGTTGAAGTGGTCGAAGCTAGAACAGGACCTCTAAAGAATGCACCGGCTCCACGCGATTTCGAACTTCAACAACAGCAGAGACAACAGCAACTCGAACAGATACGCCAGCAACAGCAACGTCAACAagaacagcagcaacaacagttGCAGCAGCTCAAACAAATACAAGAACAGCAAGAACAGACACGCCGACAGATTCAGCAACAAGTCAGGCAAAAGCAACAGCAACAAATACAGCGCTCGCAAGAAGATGGTCAACAGGAAGAACAAAAACAGGAGGAGCAGCAGGAACAGAGATCTTCACCTGTCAGAGCTCTCGCCAGTCCGGTTCAACTTCGATTAGGACAAACTGAGAATGCTCAAAGAGGATTAGTCCAATTACCAACGACAAGAGCTGTCGCTACTTATCCCGCCTACACTGCTTATACGGCAGCATACTCATCGCCGTTTGCCTATGCGGCACCTCTTACCAGTCTCACTTATGCACCTGCACTCCTGTAA
- the LOC122628151 gene encoding larval cuticle protein A2B-like, producing the protein MAIKLILVVMAAGTFVLCNGGAIPVPVAAVAPATDYDPHPQYTYAYDVSDSLTGDSKSQHESRNGDVVSGSYSLIEADGTRRVVEYTADPINGFNAVVHREPVALIKPIVPVAPVAPIAYRH; encoded by the exons ATGGCTATCAAG ttGATCCTTGTCGTCATGGCAGCTGGAACGTTTGTTCTATGCAATGGAGGAGCTATTCCAGTACCTGTTGCTGCTGTAGCTCCAGCAACGGATTACGATCCTCATCCGCAATATACTTACGCTTACGATGTAAGCGACAGCTTGACTGGTGATTCGAAGAGTCAACACGAGAGCAGAAATGGTGACGTTGTTAGTGGCAGTTACAGCTTAATCGAAGCCGATGGTACCAGACGAGTCGTCGAATACACCGCTGATCCAATTAATGGATTCAACGCTGTCGTCCACAGGGAACCTGTAGCTCTTATTAAACCGATCGTTCCTGTTGCTCCTGTTGCTCCAATTGCCTACCGTCATTGA
- the LOC122628983 gene encoding uncharacterized protein LOC122628983 isoform X1 encodes MSTIDSRRLTEPEFLSEHELCQILKNRCIEIRNFERLSKVELIELYKRVAMPLPQRQLRNINCKEANRSNLNQKPVSEIDQNMTIQLSDKHDNTSITNLHEKKRKVFHENLIEPKSFMHETKSVLKKVRLTSISKREIDCNGINKHEINEENEVWFDVFMIQLYHLQRKGKKLHGPNF; translated from the exons atgtCAACAATAGATTCACGTCGATTGACCGAACCAGAATTCTTATCAGAACATGAACTCtgtcaaatattaaaaaac AGATGtattgaaataagaaattttgaaagattATCTAAAGTAGAATTGATAGAGTTATACAAACGAGTTGCTATGCCGTTACCCCAAAGACAACTTCGAAACATAAATTGTAAAGAGGCAAACAGAAGTAATTTGAATCAGAAGCCTGTATCAGAAATAGATCAAAATATGACAATACA gcTTTCTGATAAACATGACAATACAAGCATTACTAActtacatgaaaaaaaaagaaaagtatttcatgaaaatttaatagaacCAAAGTCATTCATGCATGAAACTAAATCAGTATTGAAAAAAGTTCGTCTAACTTCTAtatcaaaaagagaaattgattGTAATGGAATTAACAAACatgaaattaatgaagaaaatgaagtatGGTttgatgtatttat GATTCAACTTTACCACCTACAAAGAAAAGGCAAAAAATTACATGGCCCTAACTTCTAA